The Microbacterium sp. LWH7-1.2 genome window below encodes:
- a CDS encoding pyridoxal phosphate-dependent aminotransferase, whose product MTERAPLSRKLSAIAESATLKVDAKAKALQAAGRPVISYAAGEPDFATPQFIVDAAAEALHNPANFRYTPAAGLPVLREAIAAKTLRDSGLDVDPSQIIVTNGGKQAVYQAFQAVVNPGDEVLLPAPYWTTYPEAIALADGIPVEVFAGADQDYKVTVEQLEAARTAKTTALVFVSPSNPTGSVYTLEETEAIGRWAVEHGIWIISDEIYQNLVYEGTRAVSIVEAVPDAAAQTILVNGVAKTYAMTGWRLGWMVGPQDAIKIAGNLQSHLCSNVNNIAQRAALAALTGPQDEVEQMRLAFDRRRKLIVAELSKIDGVQVPTPLGAFYVYPDVRGLLGREWAGVTPTTSLELADLILEKAEVAVVPGEAFGPSGYLRLSYALGDDALLEGVQRLQRLFAS is encoded by the coding sequence GTGACCGAACGCGCACCGCTCTCCCGCAAGCTCTCCGCCATCGCCGAGTCCGCGACCCTCAAGGTCGATGCCAAGGCGAAGGCGCTGCAGGCCGCCGGCCGGCCCGTGATCTCGTACGCGGCCGGCGAGCCCGATTTCGCGACGCCGCAGTTCATCGTGGACGCCGCCGCCGAGGCGCTGCACAACCCCGCGAACTTCCGCTACACGCCCGCCGCCGGGCTTCCGGTGCTGCGCGAGGCGATCGCCGCGAAGACGCTGCGCGACTCGGGCCTCGACGTCGACCCGTCGCAGATCATCGTGACCAACGGCGGCAAGCAGGCCGTGTACCAGGCCTTCCAGGCCGTGGTGAACCCGGGCGACGAAGTGCTGCTGCCGGCGCCGTACTGGACGACCTACCCCGAGGCGATCGCCCTGGCCGACGGCATCCCCGTCGAGGTGTTCGCCGGTGCCGACCAGGACTACAAGGTGACCGTCGAGCAGCTCGAGGCCGCCCGTACCGCGAAGACCACGGCCCTCGTGTTCGTGTCGCCGTCGAACCCGACCGGCTCGGTGTACACCCTCGAAGAGACCGAGGCGATCGGCCGCTGGGCCGTCGAGCACGGCATCTGGATCATCTCCGACGAGATCTACCAGAACCTCGTCTACGAGGGCACGCGCGCGGTGTCGATCGTGGAGGCCGTTCCGGATGCTGCGGCCCAGACGATCCTCGTCAACGGCGTCGCGAAGACCTACGCGATGACCGGCTGGCGCCTGGGCTGGATGGTCGGCCCCCAGGACGCGATCAAGATCGCCGGCAACCTGCAGTCGCACCTGTGCTCGAACGTGAACAACATCGCGCAGCGCGCGGCGCTGGCGGCGCTGACCGGCCCGCAGGACGAGGTCGAGCAGATGCGCCTGGCCTTCGACCGCCGCCGCAAGCTCATCGTCGCCGAACTGTCGAAGATCGACGGCGTCCAGGTGCCCACCCCGCTCGGCGCCTTCTACGTGTACCCCGACGTGCGTGGCCTCCTCGGCCGCGAGTGGGCCGGCGTCACGCCGACGACCTCGCTCGAGCTCGCCGATCTCATCCTCGAGAAGGCGGAGGTCGCCGTGGTCCCGGGCGAGGCCTTCGGTCCGTCCGGCTACCTGCGCCTGTCGTACGCCCTCGGCGACGACGCCCTCCTCGAGGGCGTGCAGCGCCTGCAGCGCCTCTTCGCGTCGTAA